The Syngnathoides biaculeatus isolate LvHL_M chromosome 16, ASM1980259v1, whole genome shotgun sequence DNA segment cacaagggtcgcagggagtttTGGAGCCTATGCAAGCtatcaactggcaggaggcgggttacatcctgaactggtcgccagccaatcgcagggcacatcgagacaaacattcgcactcacaatcacacctaggggcaatttagagagtccaattaatgttggatgttttttttgggttgtgggaggaaaccggagtgcccggagaaaacccacgcaggcatgtggagaacatgcaaactccatacaggcagggccgggatcgaacccgggtcctcagaactgtgaggccaacgctttacgagctgatccactgtgctgcctaaatatgttaatactgtattatttatttatttttattttattttttttttttttttaaatcggaaaATACCATAGAATCTTATCttccttacaaaaaaaaaaaaaaaaacactttacaaaaatgtttcttggtaatttgagggACATTAATGGCGTTTCTCTtcttttcaatggggaaaaaaggatttgagaaaaatgcgacTTGAATTATGAGTGAGGCCATGGAACAGAttcaacttgtaagtcaaggtaccaccgtCAATCCAAATAAATCGCTTATCTCGCTCACCAAGGAACACaaggatggtgcccaaccactGCATGTTACTCATTTGGTTCCCAAAGAGCAGGACGGAGCCCAGGATGGTGAAGAACTTCCTGGTGGTGGTGACGATGGAGCAGGTCAGGGGTCCGAAGTAAACCACCGTCATGAAGATGAACGTCTGGCGTCAAACGGGAAGCCACGTTGTTCATTTTCAATATGCGCCGGTTGCATTGAGTCAACTTTTAAGGTTGGCTCACCTGGCCCAACGCGCTGGCCAGTCCAAAGAGGAGGATGTTGTACAAGATGCTCGGGTAGCGTTCGGTAAAGCTCAGGAACTCCCACACCTCACCGGTCCACAGCACAGCTGCACACAACGTACACATTACTGCATTTAAACCTTAGCGTCTTTAGTGTCTAGTTCGAGACtgtaaaaaaggacaaaagataACAAAATGCACATAACAAAAAGATAGGTGTGAATCAAAATGATATCAATATATACTCAAGATCTACCTTAAATATACATTAGCTTGGAGATGTTCAGCACAAGTGATGTACTGGCAAGATAAGTGGTGTGTCTATGGCGCCACCAAGTGGTACGCAGGATGGCTGGTTGGACAACTTGACATTTTTAGGACATTTGGCACAATTTCAACggtatgatttcaaactatcCCCGAAGGCAACACCTGACTGATAATATATACACCGGTATTAATTTTGTGCGTTTggaatattgaaaatgtgactcACTCAGTCCCAGGAGCACGGTGGACCACAAGTTTATGTTGAGCATCATGTGATTGGCGCTGGTTTGAAACCGAGACCTCATGTGGTCCTGGGCCACACCAGTCAAGCCGTCCAGCGTCAGAGATACCAGCTAAAAATAGTTACAATGATAAATGTAGAATTTTATTACTCTTTCAAATTGTTTGTGGCCATTTTTCTCCTTGTATAGAAACTGTCTGTAATTtgaaaagttgataaaaaaaaaaaaactgggctaCATTTAATACATAAAATGTTTAACTAATATCAGTTATTGTAATTAGTATACAATatcaacccccccaaaaaaaaaaaaaaaaaaaacatttgactgaTCAAATTACAGTTTGAGTTCACAATGTACAGGAAAACCACCTCAAAAATGAAATTCTTATCAAGTATATTCTCAGTAAAACTTATTGTTGTGGAATGCTAAGAATAGTCTTTCAACAGCTGCTAGAGGGagcttcctttttttatttggcctgtttggctgttagatcaagcagaatggacaATCTGCATCCTCTTTGtgccggaacagttttactgtgtcacaatGAAGTTTTTGAACTTCCTCTGTATTTTCTTTATATATTAATTGAAGATCAGAGTcaatcagtcgaacagaacagaatttctacaaggctgagagagacaaaaaagacaaagactaACTGTAAACAATGagaaaagtaccgtaattcccggcctacaaagcgcaccggtttacaagcctcacccagtacatttgtaaaggaaataccatttggtacatacttatgccgcagttgtgtaaaagccgcaagtgccctcaTTGAAACgcgggatatttacaaagaaatacggtacacagaaagagtttaatgctagcacagcgctagtgcTGCGGTAACACTAATTTTGACGTTAGCGCCAACGCTAACAGccccagttaaaataaaacttaccggcaAATGTCACTGAGTAACAGtgacacagtagcaacatgctagcacagcgctaacactagcgcagtactaacaaggccagtaaaagtcacttcctctgcacatatattccacctgtctcattcttaccctttccactcaagtgcccccttgtggccattggaaaaaatgcacaaattagccgcatcaccacatcaaccgcagggttgaaatcaTCTGAAAAAAGTggtggcttgtaggctggaaactACTGTAAATGATTCCAGATCTACAACAGAGACACAAATATGGAGGCTATGCGAGACTGTAGCGCTGCACCCTGTGAAGCAggaacaggacaggacaggacaagagaagagaagaggcTTGCAAGACAAGGATCGTAAACCCAgctatacaactggaatgtggtgggactgactGCGAATTCTTGAAGTCAATATAACGAGAATGTAAGTGGCTCtcacacccagtgaaagaatcCCAAATGGATTCACAACATTGTGCATTGTGTATGCAAAAAGACTGAAAAGAAATGTCCGCAACACGGAGGCCTGCCTCACCCAATCACAGGGAGGCAGAGGGAACTTCCATTcttaaattaaaattgaaatctTCTCCATGGTGAGCACAGGGTCACTCCACTTCTTAATATGTCATTCatgtaatatactgtaattcccagactacagagcgcacccagtaataagcctcacccagtacatttgtaaaggaaataccatttggtacagacatacgctggagctgtgtaaaagctgcaagtgcccacattgaaaaatgagatatttacaaagaaagacggtatacagagaatttaacgctagtgtgaccgtgctaatgctaacgcttcCGTGCTAAGAgtgtcggttaaaaaaaaaaaaaaaaaaaaacataccagtaaaaatccctgagacacggcagtaacacggtagcgcagcgctaacagggccggaccggtaaaagtcactccctcggcacatatattccaccggtctcactcttaccttttccgaagtgcatcaccgcgtaaaccgcagggttgaaagcgtgtgaaaaaagcagcggtttataggccgcaaattacagtatgtagttTATGAGTTTCAATAGTTCAAAAGTTGACCTTAATTTATTGTCCAATCTGAGTATTAACATATTTCAACAACTGATGTTGGAAATAAGACAATCAGACAAGAATCCACATCATTTTATCACATTTGCATTAATACCGCTAATATggtaaaaatagaataaaataaaaaagcagatCAAGGTCGACGCAAATGACGAGCAAAGCTCGGAGGATTCAtctgaggtatttttttttctttctttcctacTTTATTGGCGTAAATACTCACTAAAAGGATCTCCCCGAAGCCGAAGACGTGGTCGTCCGCCACCGCCGTGCTCTTGTTGGGCTTGTACAGAAAGAGCGCCACGCCGCTCACGATCAAAAGCACACACAAGTACTTGGCCAACGGGTAGCGCTTCCTCAGGATGGTCACCCCCAGGATCATCACTGCAATGGTAACAccaatttgaaggaaaaaatctaaaactacatttattttgtatgcAATAAGCCATCATCACCGTTTAAAAGCACAAAACATTCAATATAAAACATCAGAAGTGAAATATGTATAATTGCCTTGATTTATCTTCTGGTCGCTTGTTGCTCAGCAAAATGCGTATCGCTCAATTCTGATTGGCCAATAGACTAATAAATAGAGAACACTTGTTGCCATGGAGAATTTGTTGAGGGGAATTATGACGGACACAatggtcaattaaaaaaaaaaaaaaaaaaaaaggtttctaatgtgacacttttttaaacatccatccattttctttgccgcttagcctcacgagggtcacggggagtgctggagcctatcccagctgtcaacgggcaggaggcgaggtacaccctgaactggttgccagccaatggcaggccacatagagacaaacagttgcactcacaatcacacctaggggcaattttagagggtccaattaatgtttatgtttttgggatgtgggaggaaaccggagtgccctgagtaAACCCAcccagccacggggagaacatgcaaactccacacaggcgggtccgggattgaacccaggaccacggaactgtgaggccaacgctttaccagataaTCCAACCTGGCGCccttttttaaacattacattAACAATTTGTTGACAGGCCGTATATCAGGGTTTTATCATGATTGGCCTAAAGGGCAACTTTAAAGCTTAATTATGAcaaaaattattcaattaaatattacattccagaaaaaaattgttaattCTTGCAAGGTATAGTTCACAAACCTCAATCATGAATgccccactgaaaaaaaaaaaaagatcgatACCAGCAACAGCCATACGTTTCTGTTATTGACAGGTTGGATTCCTGCATTTGAATCcctaaaaaacattcacatttttaaaaaataaaaataaaataacttttttaacTTGTTTCTTGACAAATTCATAGCACCACGTGCAAAGTATGTGACCAATTTCTAACTCTGGAGTCACGGAAATGAAAATTCGCtcacctgggattggcttgcAGGATTTGCCcagcaccttaaaaaaaaaaaaaaaaaaaagtaaaaaagaaaaaggtactAGTTTTATTAACGATAATTATTTTATCAACTATATTTCATGGACATTAAGAGTTACAGCGACTTCTGATTGACCTGTGTTGGGTAGTTGACGAACTGTAGGGCGGAGTTACTAGACACCATGGCGCCCACGTAGGAGATGGAACACAGGCCGTACAACCAGCACTTGGTCAAGTCTGGCTTGGGGCCCTCGAAAAACTGAATCACTGAGGAAGAAGATTATACACAGAATTCAATCACAATTTGCCCGTtgcccaatgaaaaaaaaaaaaagagaagccaGTCATTCCTACATTTTTTGGGAACTTGTTGCTCAGTAGaatttatagagctcgtgcacgtgacgtcacattttcaCAGGGAGTCGTcgccaacgtacacggaagcgtgttgcggccacacgttaatcttcggtaaacctctccccgacagactttttctttctaatatacatcgttctcaaatgagttcaatgcgtatttaaaaaaagaaaataaaccgtcggtcacacagaggtttacgtgggttaacatgtggccgcaacacgcttccgtatacaggggctgaagcctatcccggcggtttatttccttttttttttttttttaaaatacgatttaccgaagtttaacgtgtggccgcaacacgtttccatgtttttttttttcccaatcatagttaatgaatgcgagtttgtataaaaccaggggtcatttattgaaatattggtatttgcattgaaaaaatttgagtggctccatcatgatgtgagatttattcttgattgagaatagatccggcaacgaagtatttctatgcgtccagacttttctacgctttcaaactgttccgtgtaaatctctatgacttactcaccagatccacttgtagatccagttgtccaagacaagcggaagtgggttAATGGTCCAATTTCCTATCGGCggaaacatcgactttggcattaaaaataGGTCCCCTAagccaagtgtctcatttttccacgtaccttcgtttattatcaccttcaaaatgttcaacggtatcggacaaaactctggccgtcatctccaaccgacttagcattgagcaatgctttgcttgaccggcacttccggtcagcgacgtgatttgatgacgtaggtgcacgagctctacagggGCACAATCGTGACTGCCCCATATGTCAACGGGGAACAAATGACGTATGCCAGTCAGTTTATATTTCAGAGTTGTTCCTAGGAAGAATTCATAGTGGCACAATCATGAATGCCTCATGtcaatgcaaaatgtaaattttcacCACatatccatttttctaatttgttgctaggcagaatccATAGGGCATCAATAATAATTGCTTCGTTGCCcaatgaaaaacttttttttttttttgcataaaattgTAAAGAGTATGACTTAAAACATTGTCTACAAACATAATTAATGACTTTCTGATGGCGGCAGTTTATTTAGTGGGTAAATCCTCATGAAATTCGAACCACCAGTTCACATGCGACTGTCAGACCTCGAAGGTCAAAGTACTTACATATCCTGGCAAAGAGTGCGTTGATGATGCACTGGATGAACACCAACGTCCTGGCGAATCGAAACTTCTCCTTTTGGTCGCCGTGGCCGTAATCCCCTCGTGTGCTGGGGTGTAAAATTGAATTCAAAATGTAATAGATCATCATCTGTTGGTGAAGCTGCGATGCAGTTTGAATATAAACAATTTATTGTCAGACAAACACCGTGCGCGTGAAGTCGTCATGTTCTAGACACCATAGAATGATCTCCTCCACCCGCCCCAGCAGCATTCCATCGGTGTCGTGGCCCACATTTATGTCaaattgtaataataaataGCATACTGTCTATTGTAGAGGCCACAAATCGAAGTAATTGCTCCATTtattgatacaaaaaaaaaaaactagaacaAACTGAATTAAATAATGGACTCCATCGAGTTATTTCAATTACATTCCAAGTTTAGGACGATTGAGGAAGGATATAATTAATAACTACATACATTATTATTCATGTGAGGGGAAATTAAGATCGACAGCTGCTATAATGTCACATATCGATGAAGTAATGTCACCAGCTGTCGTCGAGCTTACTTACATCGTTTCTTGCAATATTCCGTAATAGAAATAACACACGAAGACTCCCAGGAAACAGACAATGAAGCGCAGCCGCATGTTGTCCCACAGCGACGACCCTTTGGGGGATCCTTTGCCCGCGCCCATGCCGTCCAACACCAGTCTGGGTATGGAAACCGACACCGCCGCGCTCCCGGTGCCCACGACACCGACGTCCCGCTCCACTATAGCCCCGGTCCCGAGCCGGAGTGGTTGCTCAGGTTATTTCTTCAGTCCTGCACGGCGGGTGTCATGATTGCTTAATTATAGTTTTGCATTCACGAcgtaaaaatatttgcaatgcACTGCGGAGTAATGTTGTGATGAGGCAATTGCAGGTTTTATTAAGATGCGTCCGGAAACGCCGTTGTTATGAAAGGACTTCAGATGATGGTGTCCGAAGCTCCGCCTGAATTTAACATTATAACTTTATTGTTTGAATCCAGTATCTGAGACAAATGAATTTTAATGCGCGTCAATAAAACCCataaaaacaacttttcttATGCTGTTAGGTATATGTTATGGCTAAATACAGATTTGGAACACGTCAATGTGAAAGGCAGTGACTCCGGAAAAGAGAGCAGGTCCTTTTCCGAGAAATGTCGCGTGTTTATTTACGTAATAGTATGTGGTTTAACCCTATTGGTCCATAAACgaaatgcattgttctcttTGCCCAATGACAGAGTGGCTATAGTAGAAAGGGGCGTAACCTCGGTTTAAAAACCGCAAATCCACGGGTCGAACTAAAAGAAATTGGATTAATTGAGAAATTTAATGTTACGAATAAATTTCATGCAACCAGGCTAAATATAttggatttcatttatttttatggaaacaatgaaaacaaaacactctCCCAAGTTAGCCACTGTTTAAGCTACAGAGTGTACAGTTGTGCCATAAATCTACATACTGTAATATTAACATTTATAATTTATGATTGGCTATCTAGTATTACCATTGTATAAATCAACAACGTCattattagaaaaaaatcatttatataTCTGTAACCGAATTATGACTAGTTAAAACAGAATTACAGACAttggaaatccatccattctccaatttacttatcctcacaagggtcgcaggagtgctagagcctctCCCAACTCACTTCTTGTGACTATTCACGATCAAATTGTTGATATCGGAAACTGGAGTCAGAGATACATGCGATCCATGATTCACATGGTAGCCCATAAAAATAGCAACTTTTGCATGAATATTCACTCTTTTATAGCTCATAGGACTAAAAAAGATGGATCATATACAGGGGCATTGCAATACCCTTACAGTATTTATAAAATTTATATAAATTTGGGGGAAATATGTCTGATAAATGATGATCTCcctattttctttattgccatcTTTTGTTGATTGGTTGCGCTCTT contains these protein-coding regions:
- the slc35b1 gene encoding solute carrier family 35 member B1 codes for the protein MGAGKGSPKGSSLWDNMRLRFIVCFLGVFVCYFYYGILQETITRGDYGHGDQKEKFRFARTLVFIQCIINALFARILIQFFEGPKPDLTKCWLYGLCSISYVGAMVSSNSALQFVNYPTQVLGKSCKPIPVMILGVTILRKRYPLAKYLCVLLIVSGVALFLYKPNKSTAVADDHVFGFGEILLLVSLTLDGLTGVAQDHMRSRFQTSANHMMLNINLWSTVLLGLTVLWTGEVWEFLSFTERYPSILYNILLFGLASALGQTFIFMTVVYFGPLTCSIVTTTRKFFTILGSVLLFGNQMSNMQWLGTILVFLGLGLDAKFGKGPKKTTH